ACTggctcccctccctccttctcacCCTCTCATTCTCTCCATCACTTACTTTTCTCTGGCAGGCTCTCGATGGGGGGAGAGTGCACCCCCTCCTCCACGCCCCCATAGTGCAGCACTTTGTGGTTGGGTGACAGGCGGCAGTACCAGAGCTTGTCTGTGGCAGAGGGACCATTGGGAAATGCTCAGCATCCCCCTGCTGAGGTCCCCTTCCCTGCAAGGACAGAGCTGCCCCCTCATCAGCACACCTCATTTGGTCCCACCCCGGGGTTAGCCCAAGCCACCCAGAGAGCTGGGCGTGCTGCGCTGCTCCCTGCAGATTAACTTCAACTTCCCCGGTGGCAGGGGATGAGGGGACAAGCCTCAGCACCCCCTCCCGGGacccccagccaggagcagagggctggcaCTCACCCTGCCTGCGGCGGCTGCTGATCTTGCGGAAGAGGGTGCCTTTGCAGAGGTGCAGCAGGCGCTGCTGTCGGATCAGCTCCAGGAGCTCTGGCTTCAGCCTCTCACGCAACTCCCTGGGGTGAAAGCCAGCAGAAGAGGAGCACGGCCACTTCAACAGGCACCTGCTgaccttcccagccccacagcatctcccaccacagccctgggcCCCTGCCCATAGCCCACTCACAGCACGGGCACAGCCAGCGTCTCCTCCTGGTGCAGCCGCTCTGTTTGCCGCAGCTTCAGGATCTCGCTGTAGTTCAGTGCATTCACTCTGGTCTTGAATAGCTCCAGGGAGGTGGGCTTGAGGGACAAGGTCCTGGTGATCTGCTCCCGCACCACCTGCAGCACCTGCGGGGCCCAGGATGTCACCCCCAGTCGGGTGACATCCCCCAGAGCCCTTGCATTTACGCACAGCCCCATGGCCCCAGCTGCCATCTGGGGCCACAGCATCCCCTCACACCTTGTCAAAGTCCTCCTGGGTAGCACGCATCTCCTTCCAGGTCTTATTCACCAGCTGGATACAGATGCAGAAGAGCTCTTCAAAGAAATGATCCTGCCCGAAGAACATAGGGTAAAAGGCCTGAGCCACCTCCGAGCCTGTGGTGAGAAGGACAGATGATGCCAGACTTCCCAGTTTTTCCAGGGGATTTCTGTCCAGCCCtacctccccttcccctgcctttgGCCACGCCAGGGCCTGGTGGCCCCATGTACATAGCCCCCTACCCTGGCAGTGTGGTTTTGCTCCTGCCAGccggcaggcagcagggcagggacaaGGACAAGCCGGGGTGCACACATACACGGCTCTCCAACGTGCAGGATCTCACAGAGGATCAGGGTGAGCTGGATGCTGCTGCGAGCGAAGGGGCATTCATGTTTGTCTTCCCGGCTGCTGTTCTCAAGGACAAACTGGAGGAGAGGGTCGTTGCCTCACATTACATGGGCCACAGACCCAGACAGCTGCCCCAACAGCAGGGCTCAGACATTCCATGCTCCTCCTGAACTTCCTAGTCGAGCTGTCCCCCCAGGTTAAGCCATCCCAAACAGAAGCAGTAAAGTCTCCCCAAAAACCAGCTCTGGCTGCACCCTTCCCATGCTGCAGCATGGGAGCTAATCACAAGCACAGCAGGTTGGAGCATGGCCAACGCTCTGCAGCCGCTGGCTGGTTTTGCCCAAGTTGCCCCAGTCTGCTCAGACATGAGCAAGGCCTGGAAGCCAATCTGTGGTCAAAACACTACAAATTACAGGGACCCTTAGTGCCACCAGCCTCAAATGACTGCTCCCACACACAGGGAGGACTCAGCTCCATCTGAAACAGGGAAACAGCAGGACACTTGCCCAGAAAGGACATCCTTGCCTGGGTTTGGCCAAGGACAGGcaacagagaaagggagagaaggtgGAGATCCACCAGCACCTCTCTGCCAGGGAGTTCTCTGGCAGAGCGCACGCACCCTGCTATAGGCGTTGGGGGTGTGCCTGGAGAAATACACCATGTTGTCGAGGGCAAGGAGTCCCGGTGGGGCACGGCGGAGGTCCTCTGCTGGGTTGCTGTTGTTCTAGGACATAAAAAGATGTGATTTAGCAGCTCCTGCTTTCTTCTCCAAGCAGCAGAGTCCTCCCAACGCAGCCATGGGGTTTTGCCTTTTGAGACCCAAGAGCTCAGCTGCACTCGTTGTTCAGGAGTGAcgagggagcaggagggaggtaCTGCATGGTGGCCCATCAGTGTCCACAGGGACACCAGGATTAGGGAACCATCAGAAGGTTCTGCCCAGGGTGGGTGGCAAAGCCAGcgtgcagctggggaggggctgcaggggagacTCACCATGAAGCCCAGCTTGCGGAACTCCTTGGCACACAGGGATCGCCGGCGCTCAGTGCTGAAGTTGCTGGCAGGCGCCTCACCTTCCGACTCAAAGGCGGTTTGGCGCAGTGACTGGAGGAGCTCCCGCTGTTCCtggagggaaagcagagaggaggggaTGCCGGTGAGCCTCATGCAAGCAGGTTCTCCCAGGACAAACTGATGATGAAATCAAATGTGCTGTGTTCACCCAAAGGCAAACCTTCACCCGCCTCTACTTCCACAGGTAGAAGAGACTGGGGCCAGAGTTGCAAGGAGAGTGCCCAGACCTGTGAGTAGGGATCCATGGAGGTCCTCATGCGACGCTCACACAGGTTGAGGCTGACAGACTGCAGCACATACAAGTAATGGGCCA
The Falco biarmicus isolate bFalBia1 chromosome 15, bFalBia1.pri, whole genome shotgun sequence DNA segment above includes these coding regions:
- the ELMO3 gene encoding engulfment and cell motility protein 3 isoform X4 produces the protein MREMLVHTLKAFMELMEHDFVSWETLSAAFIKKVVSYVNMNAVDASIQQLSLSILENMVPTSRLLFELVKKEVTLDRLLTHLQVTDAQLQLKAMALLIALLLAATDAERRDMMDYLREKNIRQFIHKNIIHSSEPLGDEMAHYLYVLQSVSLNLCERRMRTSMDPYSQEQRELLQSLRQTAFESEGEAPASNFSTERRRSLCAKEFRKLGFMNNSNPAEDLRRAPPGLLALDNMVYFSRHTPNAYSRFVLENSSREDKHECPFARSSIQLTLILCEILHVGEPCSEVAQAFYPMFFGQDHFFEELFCICIQLVNKTWKEMRATQEDFDKVLQVVREQITRTLSLKPTSLELFKTRVNALNYSEILKLRQTERLHQEETLAVPVLELRERLKPELLELIRQQRLLHLCKGTLFRKISSRRRQDKLWYCRLSPNHKVLHYGGVEEGVHSPPIESLPEKIPVADMKMLLVGKECLHTKEKSSGKQNKDVLELAFSIVYDVEEYCLSFVAPTRYEFCLWTDGLNVLLGKEMTSERTQTDLDVLLSMELKLRLLDLENISIPDTPPPIPKPPSNLNFCYDFSHAEQ
- the ELMO3 gene encoding engulfment and cell motility protein 3 isoform X5, giving the protein MALLIALLLAATDAERRDMMDYLREKNIRQFIHKNIIHSSEPLGDEMAHYLYVLQSVSLNLCERRMRTSMDPYSQEQRELLQSLRQTAFESEGEAPASNFSTERRRSLCAKEFRKLGFMNNSNPAEDLRRAPPGLLALDNMVYFSRHTPNAYSRFVLENSSREDKHECPFARSSIQLTLILCEILHVGEPCSEVAQAFYPMFFGQDHFFEELFCICIQLVNKTWKEMRATQEDFDKVLQVVREQITRTLSLKPTSLELFKTRVNALNYSEILKLRQTERLHQEETLAVPVLELRERLKPELLELIRQQRLLHLCKGTLFRKISSRRRQDKLWYCRLSPNHKVLHYGGVEEGVHSPPIESLPEKIPVADMKMLLVGKECLHTKEKSSGKQNKDVLELAFSIVYDVEEYCLSFVAPTRYEFCLWTDGLNVLLGKEMTSERTQTDLDVLLSMELKLRLLDLENISIPDTPPPIPKPPSNLNFCYDFSHAEQ
- the ELMO3 gene encoding engulfment and cell motility protein 3 isoform X6 yields the protein MRATQEDFDKVLQVVREQITRTLSLKPTSLELFKTRVNALNYSEILKLRQTERLHQEETLAVPVLELRERLKPELLELIRQQRLLHLCKGTLFRKISSRRRQDKLWYCRLSPNHKVLHYGGVEEGVHSPPIESLPEKIPVADMKMLLVGKECLHTKEKSSGKQNKDVLELAFSIVYDVEEYCLSFVAPTRYEFCLWTDGLNVLLGKEMTSERTQTDLDVLLSMELKLRLLDLENISIPDTPPPIPKPPSNLNFCYDFSHAEQ